In one window of Hevea brasiliensis isolate MT/VB/25A 57/8 chromosome 10, ASM3005281v1, whole genome shotgun sequence DNA:
- the LOC110673085 gene encoding uncharacterized protein LOC110673085, translating into MNSFTNTYNFDNLVALLGRLQLSPPNTSHNPLLSQSHEDHLFDAASNYSVNSDDGNSNTRTQLCKEEFKLKNEIEYLIDSGRTDSLKPNSGEVVQIGEHQICVRFHEEKGSDYRAWEWQGHVMLFNEETGYSPEYTYGHYYEMLEGEEEEGEEKEEEKMGNWWLRELIFIGILMQLLQGLVKCI; encoded by the exons ATGAATTCGTTCACCAACACGTACAATTTTGACAATCTCGTGGCCCTACTGGGCCGCCTCCAACTCAGCCCTCCAAATACTTCCCACAATCCCCTCCTCTCTCAATCTCATGAGGACCACCTCTTTGACGCTGCCAGCAATTACTCAGTTAATTCTGATGATGGCAACTCTAATACCAGAACCCAATTGTGTAAAGAAGAATTCAAGCTTAAGAACGAAATCGAATATCTCATCGACTCAGGTAGGACTGATTCATTGAAACCCAACTCGGGTGAGGTAGTTCAAATTGGTGAACATCAAATATGTGTTCGGTTTCATGAGGAAAAAGGATCAGATTATCGAGCGTGGGAGTGGCAAGGACATGTTATGCTGTTCAATGAAGAGACTGGATACTCTCCTGAGTATACTTATGGGCATTACTACGAGATGTTGGAGGGTGAGGAAGAGGAAGGggaagagaaggaagaggagaaaatggGGAATTGGTGGCTGAGAGAGTTGATCTTCATAGGAATATTAATGCAGCTTCTCCAAG GCTTGGTTAAGTGCATTTGA